One Salinicoccus roseus genomic region harbors:
- a CDS encoding TRAP transporter permease, whose protein sequence is MEQNEQKKMLQELEGSDREIGRKMGWLVSTVAIGLAFFHLYVAGFGLPGIGSRTFLVVHLMLGIILAFLIFPIKKGLSQKTIPWYDLLLAAASLAMGIYLINRQTAEAIMSARPTAVDLIIGAIFVVIVIEATRRVVGLPLVIIAGVFIGYFFLGQFMPGDFYHNRGDFSRFVYEIVYRSNGIFGTPIYASAQFVFIFILFGAILESTGAGKMFIDLAIRGFGKFKGGPAKASVVASGMMGSISGSSTANAVTTGTFTIPLMKKVGFPPHVAGGIEVAASSSGQFLPPVMGAAAFIMVEFTGIPYYEIIKSAFIPALLAYVGILFMVHFEASKHGISGMEKSEMKSARKLIMTQGYMLVPILILLYYLVIERSSVNASAFYSIIAMIVIALFTYRFKERLGRTILYAAILLAATFAMQYLVGYLNQGLVALNDVFGSRVFNSQTIRWRDSIFTMVLGGIIVALLFGLFQRSMKQDKVKSEYGFKELMEGFDTASRNALSIIVACATAGILIGVITTSGLSTKFTRIVIEFSDTIEGWLPNFMITDNTQIYIALVLTVFACLLLGLGLPTTATYVVLAAVIAPVLTDLGLPVIVAHLFVLYYGVLADDTPPINLPAYATAGIANAGPIRTGVQGFKYDSAALLLPFMFAINPTILLITDATALEMVWAVITAAIGMATFASFIQNYMFTPYSIIERIAAVATALLFIQSDFVTDGIAIGLFVLLVLFQLYKRRKNKRAPQMA, encoded by the coding sequence ATGGAACAAAATGAACAGAAGAAGATGCTCCAGGAGCTCGAGGGAAGTGACAGGGAGATCGGCAGGAAAATGGGGTGGCTGGTCAGCACTGTAGCCATCGGCCTGGCTTTTTTCCACCTTTATGTAGCCGGGTTCGGATTGCCCGGCATCGGTTCGCGGACTTTCCTGGTCGTCCACCTGATGCTGGGAATCATACTTGCTTTCCTCATATTCCCAATCAAAAAGGGACTGAGTCAGAAGACGATTCCATGGTATGACCTGCTGTTGGCCGCGGCATCATTGGCAATGGGGATCTATCTGATCAACCGTCAGACTGCAGAAGCCATCATGTCTGCAAGACCGACTGCAGTAGATTTGATCATCGGGGCAATATTCGTTGTAATCGTCATTGAAGCCACCCGGCGCGTGGTGGGGCTCCCGTTGGTCATCATTGCAGGAGTGTTCATCGGGTACTTTTTCCTTGGGCAATTCATGCCGGGGGATTTCTATCATAACCGTGGTGACTTCTCGCGCTTCGTCTATGAAATCGTCTATCGCAGCAATGGAATATTCGGTACACCGATCTATGCATCCGCCCAATTTGTATTCATTTTCATATTATTCGGTGCAATACTGGAGTCGACCGGAGCGGGGAAGATGTTCATCGACCTCGCGATACGCGGCTTCGGAAAATTTAAGGGCGGACCTGCTAAAGCAAGCGTCGTGGCAAGCGGCATGATGGGGAGCATCTCCGGGAGTTCAACTGCAAACGCAGTAACTACCGGGACGTTCACCATCCCCCTTATGAAGAAAGTTGGTTTCCCACCGCATGTTGCCGGCGGTATTGAAGTTGCCGCTTCCTCAAGTGGACAGTTCCTGCCGCCGGTCATGGGTGCAGCGGCTTTCATCATGGTGGAATTTACAGGCATCCCCTATTATGAAATCATCAAAAGTGCATTCATTCCTGCGCTGCTTGCATATGTGGGGATACTCTTCATGGTGCACTTCGAAGCGAGCAAGCATGGGATTTCCGGTATGGAAAAGTCGGAGATGAAGTCAGCGCGCAAGCTGATCATGACCCAGGGGTACATGCTGGTACCGATACTGATACTGCTATACTATCTCGTGATTGAACGCTCTTCCGTCAACGCATCAGCATTCTACTCGATCATAGCAATGATCGTCATTGCGCTTTTCACATACCGATTCAAGGAGCGGTTGGGAAGGACGATCCTCTATGCGGCAATACTGCTTGCGGCGACATTTGCGATGCAGTATCTGGTTGGTTATCTCAACCAGGGGCTTGTGGCATTGAACGATGTATTCGGAAGTCGGGTCTTCAACAGCCAGACCATCAGGTGGAGGGATTCGATCTTCACGATGGTGCTGGGCGGCATCATTGTCGCCCTGCTGTTCGGGCTTTTCCAACGCTCCATGAAGCAGGATAAAGTGAAGTCTGAATATGGCTTCAAGGAGCTGATGGAAGGTTTCGATACAGCATCAAGGAATGCGCTCAGCATCATCGTCGCCTGTGCGACGGCAGGCATACTGATCGGTGTCATCACGACAAGCGGCCTGTCCACGAAGTTCACACGCATCGTCATCGAGTTTTCCGATACGATCGAAGGCTGGCTGCCGAATTTCATGATTACAGATAATACACAGATATACATTGCGTTGGTGCTTACCGTGTTTGCCTGTCTGCTGCTTGGTCTGGGGCTGCCGACGACTGCAACCTATGTTGTGCTGGCCGCGGTCATCGCGCCGGTCCTCACTGATCTTGGCCTGCCGGTCATCGTCGCCCACCTGTTCGTCCTCTATTACGGGGTTCTGGCAGATGATACACCACCGATAAACCTGCCGGCATACGCGACGGCTGGGATCGCCAATGCAGGGCCGATACGGACTGGAGTCCAGGGCTTCAAGTACGATTCCGCTGCCCTGCTTCTCCCGTTCATGTTCGCAATCAATCCGACGATACTGCTGATCACTGATGCCACTGCTCTTGAAATGGTATGGGCAGTCATCACGGCTGCAATCGGCATGGCGACATTTGCCTCATTCATCCAGAACTACATGTTCACACCCTACAGCATCATCGAAAGGATCGCTGCAGTGGCCACGGCCCTGCTTTTCATCCAGAGTGACTTTGTGACGGACGGCATCGCAATTGGACTGTTTGTATTGCTGGTCCTTTTCCAGCTCTATAAAAGAAGGAAAAACAAACGTGCACCACAGATGGCTTGA
- a CDS encoding NAD-dependent epimerase/dehydratase family protein, which translates to MRIIVAGGDGFCGWPTALYLSEKGHDVTIVDSLVRREIDNELHSNSVTPIASLQERVDKWKELTGKEIKVYEGDLNHYDFLSLVFKNERPEAFVHFAEQRSAPYSMIDRKHAVYTQQNNVLGNLNVLYAIKEFEPDCHLIKLGTMGEYGQPNIDIEEGYIEIEHKGRKDTLPFPKQPGSFYHLTKVHDTHNIMFACKIWGIRATDLNQGIVYGLNTEETKKDPVLANRLDYDGVFGTALNRFLIQAAIGHDMTVYGSGGQTRAFLNIKDTVRCVEIAAENPAEQGEFRVFNQFTESFSVQELAEKTKQAAKDLDIEASIKNIENPRIENEDHYYNAVNTNLIDLGLEPYLLTQDVLKEILQEALEHKDRIIVDNVLPKVTWK; encoded by the coding sequence ATGAGAATTATAGTAGCAGGAGGGGACGGCTTCTGTGGATGGCCGACAGCCCTGTATCTTTCCGAGAAGGGCCATGATGTGACCATCGTGGACAGCTTGGTGAGACGTGAGATCGACAACGAATTGCACTCCAATTCCGTAACACCGATCGCTTCTCTCCAGGAGCGTGTGGATAAATGGAAAGAGCTCACAGGCAAAGAAATCAAAGTTTATGAAGGCGACCTCAACCATTATGACTTCCTGAGCCTTGTATTCAAGAATGAACGACCAGAGGCATTTGTTCATTTTGCTGAACAGCGCTCAGCACCATACTCCATGATCGATCGTAAGCATGCGGTATATACGCAGCAGAACAACGTGCTCGGCAACCTCAATGTCCTTTATGCGATAAAGGAATTCGAACCTGACTGCCATCTGATCAAACTTGGCACAATGGGAGAATATGGCCAGCCGAACATCGATATTGAAGAAGGCTATATTGAGATTGAACATAAAGGAAGAAAAGATACCCTGCCATTCCCTAAACAGCCGGGATCTTTCTATCACCTTACAAAAGTGCATGATACACATAACATCATGTTCGCGTGCAAAATCTGGGGCATTCGTGCAACGGACCTCAACCAGGGCATCGTATATGGTCTGAACACGGAGGAGACGAAGAAGGATCCTGTCCTTGCGAACCGTCTGGACTATGATGGCGTATTCGGTACAGCACTCAACCGTTTCCTCATCCAGGCAGCAATCGGCCATGACATGACAGTGTACGGCTCAGGCGGCCAGACACGTGCGTTCCTGAACATCAAAGACACGGTACGCTGTGTTGAAATTGCTGCCGAAAACCCTGCAGAACAGGGCGAGTTCAGGGTGTTCAACCAGTTCACTGAATCCTTCTCCGTACAGGAGCTTGCCGAAAAGACGAAGCAGGCAGCGAAAGATCTTGATATCGAAGCATCGATCAAGAACATAGAAAATCCACGTATTGAAAATGAAGATCACTACTATAATGCGGTCAATACAAACCTGATCGATCTGGGCTTGGAGCCTTACCTGCTCACTCAGGATGTACTCAAGGAAATCCTGCAGGAAGCACTAGAGCACAAGGACCGCATCATTGTGGACAATGTCCTTCCTAAAGTGACTTGGAAGTAG
- a CDS encoding glycosyltransferase family 2 protein, translating to MIVSIIGWLILIYVGFVIFFYILMVSSAYRALSKRKMLDDNMLEEDFKINMFTKPVSILVPAYNEAVGIVESLHSLINLRYPESEIIVIDDGSTDDTADILIQKFKMKRIYRQVPFHLVTESVVSLHQSELHPKVFLLRKRNGGKADALNAGINLARYPYFCSIDGDSILDENSLLKVMRPIIASDGKVVAAGGNVRIANGNDIHFGSIVERKIFRRPLVMMQIVEYLRAFMLGRIFLSEFNMVLIISGAFSVFSKKTVIEAGGYSPGVIGEDMELVVKVHELIRRKNTGERVEFVPEPVCWTEAPATLKVLRRQRRRWSQGLIESLWRHRHMTLNPKYGRIGLLAFPYFWLFEGFGALIELAGYLYIIFAFSTGGLNVEVAVLLMLALILYGSIFSSFSLLMDAWTTNNYTRASHILTLVLLALSETFWYRPLTLLWRIEGIFNFIRRKHVWGQMERKGLGRGETES from the coding sequence ATGATTGTATCCATCATAGGCTGGCTCATCCTCATTTATGTAGGTTTTGTCATATTCTTCTACATCCTCATGGTCTCTTCCGCATATCGTGCATTGTCGAAAAGGAAGATGTTGGACGATAATATGCTCGAAGAGGACTTTAAGATAAACATGTTCACAAAGCCGGTCTCCATACTGGTCCCGGCCTATAATGAGGCAGTGGGCATTGTAGAGTCACTCCATTCACTCATTAATCTACGGTATCCCGAATCTGAAATCATCGTCATTGATGATGGCTCCACCGATGATACTGCAGATATCCTCATACAAAAATTCAAAATGAAGAGGATATACCGTCAAGTGCCTTTCCATCTTGTGACAGAATCCGTCGTGTCACTCCATCAATCCGAGCTGCATCCGAAAGTCTTTCTACTCAGAAAGAGGAATGGAGGCAAGGCTGATGCACTCAATGCAGGCATAAATCTTGCCCGATATCCCTACTTCTGTTCAATCGACGGGGACTCCATATTGGATGAAAACTCCCTGCTGAAAGTCATGCGTCCGATCATCGCTTCAGATGGGAAGGTGGTAGCCGCGGGTGGTAATGTGCGGATTGCCAATGGCAATGATATCCATTTCGGATCGATTGTAGAGCGTAAGATCTTCAGACGTCCGTTGGTCATGATGCAGATTGTGGAATATCTGCGTGCCTTCATGCTGGGTCGAATATTCCTGAGTGAATTCAATATGGTGCTGATCATATCAGGTGCATTCAGCGTCTTCTCCAAAAAGACTGTCATCGAAGCGGGTGGGTATAGTCCAGGCGTCATAGGTGAAGACATGGAGCTTGTGGTCAAGGTGCATGAGTTGATACGCAGGAAAAATACCGGGGAACGGGTCGAATTTGTCCCTGAACCAGTATGCTGGACCGAAGCACCGGCAACGCTGAAAGTATTGAGGCGGCAGCGCCGCCGCTGGAGCCAGGGTCTGATTGAAAGCCTATGGCGCCATAGGCATATGACCTTGAATCCGAAATATGGACGTATCGGGCTGCTTGCCTTCCCATATTTCTGGCTCTTTGAAGGTTTCGGAGCTTTGATTGAACTGGCTGGTTACCTGTATATCATCTTTGCCTTCTCCACGGGCGGCCTGAATGTGGAAGTGGCTGTTCTTCTTATGCTGGCCCTCATCTTATATGGTTCCATATTCTCCTCCTTCTCCCTGTTGATGGATGCCTGGACAACCAACAACTATACGAGAGCAAGTCATATTCTGACACTGGTTCTGCTGGCCCTGTCGGAAACGTTCTGGTATCGTCCGTTGACATTGCTCTGGAGAATAGAGGGGATCTTCAACTTCATTCGCAGGAAACACGTGTGGGGACAGATGGAAAGGAAGGGTCTGGGGAGAGGAGAAACAGAATCATGA
- a CDS encoding pyrimidine-nucleoside phosphorylase, which yields MRMVDIIAKKRDGGELSKEEIEHFINGYTDGDIPDYQVSSLLMSIFFNDMTQEERANLTMAMVKSGDEIDLSAIEGVKVDKHSTGGVGDTTTLVLAPLVAALDVPVAKMSGRGLGHTGGTIDKLEAVDGFHVEITEQEFTDIVNRDKVAVIGQSGNLTPADKKLYALRDVTATVNSIPLIASSIMSKKIAAGADAIVLDVKTGDGAFMKNEEDAVELACAMVSIGNNVGRNTMAIISSMSEPLGYAIGNALEVKEAIDTLKGEGPEDLTALCLELGAQMAVLGGAAESLDEAKDKLRAVIDNGEALEKFRVFLKNQGGDASVVDDPSKLPQAKYQFEVKAEESGFVEEIAAEEIGIASAMLGAGRQTKEDEIDLAVGLVLKKKVGDRVEQGDTLAVIHSNSEDIKEVEQKILDNYRIGSRENKIELIKQVITE from the coding sequence ATGCGCATGGTAGATATCATCGCCAAAAAGCGTGACGGCGGAGAGTTATCGAAGGAAGAAATCGAACATTTCATTAACGGCTATACGGATGGGGATATTCCGGACTATCAGGTGTCCAGTCTGCTCATGTCGATCTTCTTCAATGATATGACCCAGGAAGAACGTGCGAACTTGACGATGGCCATGGTGAAATCGGGAGATGAGATCGATCTTTCGGCTATCGAAGGCGTGAAGGTCGACAAGCATTCGACAGGGGGTGTCGGCGATACGACGACGCTCGTACTCGCACCGCTCGTTGCAGCACTTGACGTACCGGTCGCCAAGATGAGTGGCCGCGGGCTCGGCCACACCGGCGGGACCATCGATAAGCTGGAAGCCGTTGATGGTTTCCATGTCGAAATCACCGAGCAGGAATTCACTGATATCGTCAACCGGGATAAAGTCGCGGTCATCGGACAATCGGGAAATCTTACGCCAGCTGATAAGAAGCTCTATGCACTCAGGGATGTCACTGCAACCGTCAACTCCATTCCGCTGATTGCAAGCTCCATCATGAGCAAGAAAATTGCTGCCGGTGCAGATGCCATCGTGCTGGATGTAAAGACTGGCGATGGTGCGTTCATGAAAAATGAAGAAGATGCGGTCGAATTGGCGTGTGCGATGGTTTCCATCGGAAACAATGTCGGACGCAATACGATGGCCATCATTTCAAGCATGTCGGAACCCCTCGGCTACGCCATCGGCAACGCTCTGGAAGTGAAGGAGGCCATCGACACGCTCAAAGGTGAAGGGCCGGAAGACCTTACAGCCCTCTGCCTTGAACTCGGGGCACAGATGGCTGTGCTCGGCGGTGCTGCAGAATCCCTCGATGAAGCAAAGGACAAGCTGCGTGCAGTCATAGATAATGGCGAGGCACTCGAGAAGTTCAGAGTATTCCTTAAAAATCAGGGCGGGGACGCCTCTGTTGTTGATGATCCATCCAAATTGCCGCAGGCCAAATACCAGTTCGAGGTGAAGGCTGAAGAGAGCGGCTTCGTCGAGGAAATTGCAGCTGAGGAAATCGGCATCGCCTCTGCCATGCTGGGTGCAGGCCGTCAGACGAAAGAGGATGAAATCGACCTGGCCGTTGGTCTCGTGCTGAAGAAGAAGGTCGGTGACCGTGTAGAGCAGGGCGACACGCTTGCTGTGATTCACAGCAACTCCGAAGACATCAAGGAAGTTGAGCAGAAGATACTCGACAATTACAGAATCGGCAGCAGGGAAAATAAAATCGAACTGATCAAACAGGTCATTACAGAATAG
- a CDS encoding DUF1850 domain-containing protein, which translates to MGVSIVVAAILLYATRPLYFSVSDMETGEVLYGARVEDGERFSVTYIHSVERSPVKEVFEVRGTEIYTMESHTESFGAGMPYEGEVMELEDGKFIISDINRPVHGGTLRIRPSSVFPHHILIGDDDIVISDEPFKGRNLEVEVTRTFFKR; encoded by the coding sequence ATGGGAGTTTCAATTGTTGTGGCAGCAATCCTTCTTTATGCAACACGGCCACTCTACTTTTCAGTTTCCGATATGGAGACTGGTGAGGTGTTATATGGTGCCCGGGTGGAAGATGGAGAACGCTTCTCTGTTACATACATACATTCAGTCGAGCGTTCACCCGTAAAGGAAGTGTTCGAAGTGCGTGGGACTGAAATATACACTATGGAAAGCCATACGGAGTCATTTGGGGCAGGGATGCCGTACGAAGGGGAAGTAATGGAGCTTGAGGATGGAAAATTCATCATCAGTGACATCAACAGGCCGGTGCATGGAGGAACACTGAGAATCCGTCCATCATCGGTATTTCCGCATCACATACTGATTGGGGACGATGATATCGTCATCTCCGATGAGCCATTCAAGGGTAGAAATTTGGAGGTCGAAGTCACTCGGACCTTCTTTAAGAGGTGA
- a CDS encoding glycosyltransferase family 4 protein, with translation MKIAIVTETFLPSTDGIVTRLTKAIDYFIREGHEVLVIAPDLGVYDYKGAKVVGVKPITFPFYRYRKWGVPSRKVYRELKKFQPDVVHAVNPILLATSAVKAAQKLDLPLVSSYHTHLPKYLDYYKVYKPAKPLLWWYIKRNHKNADLNLVTSKAIHDELAEQGIERLDIIPRGVDVIHRHPDYRDEEMRERLTGGKPSNKLLVFIGRIAVEKEIHKLLPLLEKRPDISLAIIGDGPARTDIEKRFKGTNTVFTGFIHGEELSKAFATGDAFIFPSVSETLGLVILESMASGLPVIGAKSGPTNEQVAHGVTGMLYENEDLDSMMEAVSVLEDEEKLETMRRNARNEALDYAWDKTSQRLIDFYMEARDRHSVGSRNM, from the coding sequence ATGAAGATAGCGATTGTCACAGAAACATTTCTCCCGTCGACGGATGGAATCGTTACAAGACTGACAAAAGCGATAGACTACTTTATACGGGAAGGCCACGAAGTTCTGGTCATAGCCCCAGATCTTGGAGTATATGACTATAAGGGTGCGAAAGTGGTCGGCGTAAAGCCGATCACTTTCCCTTTTTACAGATATCGTAAGTGGGGAGTCCCTTCCCGGAAAGTTTATCGTGAGTTGAAGAAATTCCAACCCGATGTCGTGCATGCAGTAAACCCCATACTCCTTGCCACAAGCGCAGTAAAAGCCGCTCAGAAACTGGATCTGCCTCTGGTCTCGTCCTATCATACACATCTGCCGAAATATCTCGATTACTACAAGGTCTACAAGCCGGCAAAACCACTTCTCTGGTGGTACATCAAACGCAACCACAAAAATGCAGACCTCAACCTGGTGACATCAAAAGCCATCCATGATGAACTGGCTGAGCAGGGTATCGAACGCCTGGATATCATACCGCGTGGTGTAGATGTCATCCACCGGCATCCCGACTACAGGGACGAGGAGATGAGGGAACGGCTGACAGGAGGGAAACCCTCCAATAAGCTGCTGGTGTTCATCGGCAGGATAGCAGTAGAGAAGGAAATCCACAAGCTGCTGCCTCTGCTCGAGAAGCGTCCTGACATCAGTCTTGCGATCATTGGTGATGGGCCGGCCCGTACCGATATCGAGAAGCGATTCAAAGGAACCAATACAGTGTTTACAGGCTTCATCCATGGTGAAGAGCTGTCCAAGGCCTTTGCCACAGGCGACGCCTTCATCTTCCCGTCGGTCTCCGAGACACTGGGGCTGGTCATTCTCGAATCGATGGCTTCAGGCCTGCCAGTGATCGGTGCCAAAAGCGGGCCGACCAATGAACAGGTGGCGCACGGTGTGACCGGCATGCTCTATGAGAATGAAGATCTCGACAGCATGATGGAAGCAGTATCGGTGCTTGAGGATGAAGAAAAACTCGAGACGATGAGAAGGAATGCCAGAAACGAAGCATTGGACTATGCCTGGGATAAAACATCCCAACGCCTGATCGACTTCTATATGGAAGCACGGGACAGGCACTCTGTAGGCAGCAGAAATATGTAA
- a CDS encoding response regulator transcription factor: MDGINNTVDIHIIEPDEMFRKILWRTLADEGRAVHYYADGYEFMEGYKGEAGISIFIINDILPKKSGMEVVDHIRSQDDRSVIYFMTRSNTEEEMVYALNSGVDGYFIKPFNLKVFQAKIKRLALRGNRVWV, translated from the coding sequence GTGGACGGGATTAATAATACAGTTGATATCCACATCATAGAGCCGGATGAGATGTTCCGGAAGATTTTGTGGCGGACGCTTGCAGATGAGGGAAGGGCGGTCCATTACTATGCCGATGGGTATGAGTTCATGGAGGGTTATAAAGGAGAAGCGGGGATCTCAATCTTCATCATCAACGATATCCTCCCCAAAAAGAGCGGGATGGAAGTGGTCGACCATATCCGCAGTCAAGATGACAGAAGCGTCATCTACTTTATGACACGCTCCAATACTGAAGAGGAGATGGTGTACGCGCTGAACTCCGGAGTGGATGGCTATTTCATCAAGCCATTCAACCTTAAAGTCTTCCAGGCGAAAATCAAAAGGCTGGCCTTAAGGGGGAACAGGGTGTGGGTATGA
- a CDS encoding GGDEF domain-containing protein translates to MVFDMFMLFCMLVTFIYIYFQLKWKITGRLVNHKKESLYGGVMAGTFAIILNYYAVHAHENVYFGLSMVVLILALMFNSQAAYLLGGGILLLWLAFSPLAMPTASVLALCSILAGVFLADLLAHRLGPYPRAVILVAVAASEYFVSIGITAGGYEAALVAASYYMLLSTVSAIAGISVIHYMQRSHELYETLSEDSTVDGLTGLLNRRVFEAELDALGKDEPSVLILMDIDHFKGFNDTYGHPEGDRTLKVVSRKVKNIVGKDGITARNGGEEFAILLKGRSKEDALEIAERIRTSLENSRHITAAGKFVGVTASIGIAAYPEQASSPKNLYSQADEHLYIAKKLGRNQVCCESSHELIIAPSDNKVK, encoded by the coding sequence ATGGTTTTTGATATGTTCATGCTGTTCTGCATGTTGGTCACATTCATCTACATCTACTTCCAGCTCAAGTGGAAGATAACAGGGAGGCTGGTCAACCATAAAAAGGAGAGCCTCTATGGCGGTGTAATGGCTGGTACTTTCGCCATCATTCTGAACTATTACGCCGTCCATGCCCATGAGAATGTCTATTTTGGGCTGAGCATGGTCGTCCTCATCCTTGCCCTGATGTTCAACAGCCAAGCAGCATATTTGCTTGGTGGGGGGATCCTGTTGCTGTGGCTGGCATTTTCTCCTCTAGCCATGCCGACGGCCTCCGTGCTGGCCCTGTGCTCAATCTTGGCTGGCGTCTTCCTTGCAGACTTATTGGCCCATCGCCTGGGTCCCTACCCCAGAGCAGTCATCCTTGTAGCAGTTGCAGCCTCAGAATATTTCGTCTCTATAGGGATAACGGCAGGTGGTTATGAAGCTGCACTGGTTGCTGCGTCATACTATATGCTGCTGTCGACTGTCAGTGCAATTGCAGGCATATCCGTCATTCATTATATGCAAAGGTCCCATGAACTTTATGAGACGCTTTCAGAAGATTCTACTGTCGACGGCCTTACCGGCCTCTTGAACAGGCGGGTCTTCGAAGCCGAACTGGATGCGCTTGGCAAGGATGAGCCGTCCGTTCTGATATTAATGGACATCGACCACTTTAAAGGATTCAATGATACTTACGGGCATCCGGAAGGTGACAGGACACTTAAGGTTGTCAGCCGGAAAGTGAAGAATATCGTCGGCAAGGACGGTATTACAGCGAGGAATGGTGGAGAAGAATTCGCAATTCTCCTTAAGGGACGATCGAAGGAGGACGCTTTGGAGATTGCAGAACGTATCAGGACTTCGTTGGAGAACAGCAGGCATATCACTGCAGCCGGAAAATTTGTCGGAGTGACTGCATCCATAGGTATTGCAGCATATCCTGAGCAGGCTTCCAGCCCAAAGAATCTCTACAGCCAGGCGGATGAACACCTTTACATCGCAAAGAAGCTTGGACGGAACCAGGTCTGTTGCGAAAGTTCCCATGAGTTAATCATCGCCCCCTCAGATAACAAGGTAAAATAA
- a CDS encoding HEAT repeat domain-containing protein: MALFLLVALFIMRSIQSRRRNEEIIQYTDIHFDGWFDYIFHGIGTPPPIRKDAHVEAVEKIFFSYSNNGYSKGIHERIEGFSVENFTHRYKYTLKHRKWAHRINTLNKIIEFRMAGFEDVFTEREIHRLSRFEYFLFLVYLSLFDMDRFMYVYFLRNDLTEYEYKKIFSRLDDEKIAFMRDRFEEMTIPSQFALIGRASFIPDSKSLDWLETMLASDVPEVRIRALKAISVIGSTRNQDVYTAFYESEVWEERMLAIRLGPTIGETSVYGVIKGLDDPHPLVRKEAVKILTGFMPPMTDWAVPLAVLGEERSER; this comes from the coding sequence GTGGCTCTCTTTTTACTGGTGGCACTTTTCATCATGCGTTCGATCCAAAGTAGAAGAAGAAATGAAGAAATCATCCAATATACGGATATCCATTTTGATGGATGGTTCGACTATATCTTCCATGGCATAGGCACACCGCCCCCCATAAGGAAGGATGCCCATGTTGAGGCGGTTGAAAAGATTTTCTTCTCCTACTCGAACAATGGCTATTCAAAAGGCATACACGAAAGGATTGAAGGATTTTCTGTAGAAAATTTCACACACCGCTATAAGTACACGCTCAAACATCGAAAATGGGCACATCGCATAAATACATTGAACAAGATCATAGAATTCCGGATGGCAGGATTCGAAGATGTCTTCACTGAAAGGGAAATCCATCGACTCTCACGTTTCGAATATTTCCTTTTCCTCGTATATTTGTCGCTGTTCGATATGGACCGGTTCATGTATGTCTATTTTCTTAGAAATGACCTTACGGAATACGAGTATAAGAAGATATTCAGCAGGCTCGACGACGAAAAGATAGCGTTCATGCGAGACCGGTTTGAAGAGATGACAATTCCTTCACAATTCGCCCTGATTGGGCGTGCATCCTTCATCCCGGATTCCAAATCGCTCGACTGGCTCGAAACGATGCTCGCTTCAGATGTGCCGGAAGTGAGGATACGGGCACTAAAGGCGATCAGTGTCATCGGCTCCACCAGGAATCAGGATGTCTACACGGCCTTCTATGAATCAGAGGTTTGGGAGGAACGGATGCTTGCCATAAGACTTGGCCCAACAATCGGAGAGACGTCCGTATATGGTGTAATTAAAGGACTGGATGACCCGCATCCCCTTGTCAGGAAAGAAGCGGTGAAAATACTTACGGGCTTCATGCCACCAATGACCGACTGGGCAGTCCCCCTTGCGGTCCTTGGTGAAGAAAGGAGCGAACGCTGA